A portion of the Corynebacterium ammoniagenes DSM 20306 genome contains these proteins:
- a CDS encoding GntR family transcriptional regulator yields the protein MTSSEVWAQRIEQVGREAPMGQATLKQSTQNLIRQLLFSGAMVPGEIYSANSLAAHLGISNSPAREAMMALSSQGLLEPVRNRGFRVVELSAHDRHEVYELRVLIEVEAVRRAALRELSEEELDRIIGLAEHSVEVLPATPEDPALPYLNADHDFHMGLVDLMRNSRWSTIVSGLRDESRVNGAYRHLENNQGLHHSAQEHLDIAYAVRDGDAERAAQLMIRHLEYSRPHDYPTSF from the coding sequence ATGACATCAAGCGAGGTATGGGCTCAACGAATTGAACAAGTTGGGCGGGAAGCCCCCATGGGGCAGGCAACGCTGAAGCAATCAACGCAAAACCTGATTAGGCAATTGCTCTTTTCCGGTGCGATGGTTCCGGGGGAGATTTATTCGGCGAATTCACTGGCCGCCCACTTAGGGATTTCCAATTCGCCCGCACGCGAAGCGATGATGGCTCTGTCGTCGCAAGGGCTTTTAGAGCCGGTGCGCAACCGCGGCTTTCGTGTGGTGGAGCTATCTGCCCATGACCGTCACGAGGTCTACGAGTTGCGGGTGCTCATTGAGGTTGAGGCCGTGCGTCGTGCGGCGTTGCGCGAGCTTAGCGAGGAAGAGCTGGACCGAATTATTGGTTTAGCCGAGCATTCGGTGGAGGTGCTACCGGCCACGCCGGAGGATCCTGCGCTTCCATATTTAAACGCTGACCACGACTTTCATATGGGGTTAGTGGATTTGATGCGAAATTCACGCTGGTCGACCATCGTGTCCGGCTTGCGCGATGAGTCGCGCGTGAATGGCGCCTATCGCCACTTGGAAAATAACCAAGGGTTGCACCATTCCGCGCAGGAGCACCTGGATATCGCGTATGCCGTGCGCGATGGCGATGCCGAACGGGCGGCGCAATTGATGATTAGACACCTTGAATACTCTCGACCTCACGATTATCCAACTTCTTTTTAG